One genomic window of Citrobacter sp. Marseille-Q6884 includes the following:
- a CDS encoding DUF1428 domain-containing protein: protein MKYVDGFVVAVPAENKEEYIAMAAKAAPLFKEFGALRVVECWADDVPDGKLTDFRMAVKAQDHEEVVFSWIEYPSKEVRDAANQKMMSDPRMKEFGESMPFDGKRMIYGGFSPIMDD, encoded by the coding sequence ATGAAGTATGTCGATGGTTTTGTTGTTGCCGTACCCGCAGAAAACAAGGAGGAGTACATCGCGATGGCGGCAAAAGCGGCTCCGCTTTTTAAGGAGTTCGGTGCATTGCGCGTTGTGGAGTGCTGGGCGGATGATGTCCCCGACGGCAAATTGACCGATTTTCGCATGGCAGTGAAAGCGCAGGATCATGAAGAAGTGGTATTTAGTTGGATTGAATACCCTTCAAAAGAGGTGCGCGATGCGGCGAATCAGAAGATGATGTCCGATCCCCGGATGAAGGAATTCGGGGAGTCGATGCCCTTTGATGGCAAGCGCATGATCTACGGTGGATTCTCGCCCATTATGGATGACTGA